The genomic stretch TCACGGCCGATAACTACACGCCACCGGTTCGTCAGGAAGAAGTCGCCTACTTCTGCACCAACTGCGACCACGAACTGTCGGCCAGCATCGGGGTGGGCGATCATTGCCCGAACTGCGATGTCCTAATCGAGTACGAAGAAGACGAGAACGGCAATGTGATCGCTGGCAAACGCGATCTCCCTTGGTACGCTCGAACGCTAATCAAGATTGGCGCTGCGATCGCAACGGCTGGCATCTTCGGGCTATGGCGTCTCCGACACTTGCTGCTCGTGCCGTTCTCTGGCTCGCAAAAAGAGCCAGATCAGTTCGAGATGCCAGGCGACGTCTGGCAGAAGTCAACCTAACATGCTGACACTGTTAGGTCGCTCTTTCGCTCGTCGTATCAGGCTCCGGGAATCTTTTTGATTAGTTTGCCACTTCCATCAAGCTCGTAGAGCGCGTGACCGCCTGGGTAGGTTCCGATGAGTTCCCCTGCTTGGTTGCGTCCACTGCCGAAAACGACGAATACGGAATAGCCTTCCTCGGTATTCTCGACATCGATATCAAGTTCGTATGGATCGTTGGCAATCTTACGTTCCTCCGCAAAGCTCCGCCGCTCCTCGGCGATCATTGCCCGTACCCTCTGCTCGACCTGAACGCTCGTTAAGGGTGTCGCATGCTCTTGGTCGGGCATAGCGGCACCAGCGTTGGGATCGGCAACTGGCCGATCTTCATTCGGCTCTGTCTCGACTTTTGTCTCAGGCGGATTCGCCGTGACGACCCACGAGTCGTTCTCTTTCACAAAGTAAATCGGTTGCGGCTCGGGAAACTCGGCATTGGTCAGCGTCCCTTCGGCGTGATTCCCCTCGATTTGGACGCCCGAGAGTTTGGCTGTCGAAGGTGTCTTGTCGGCTTCGTTCTGCTTGCCATCGATCCGCGAATTGATCAACTCGGTCGCTTCTTCCAGGAACGCCTTCTGGTCCTGGATTTGGCGACCCACAACCTCGACCGCCTTGGCGGCGCCTTGTCCCCCTGGCGAATCGTAGATCTGCATCATGCCCATGATATCGGTCTTCTCCAGGTGATACTTGGCTAACAAGGCCAACGCCTGGTCCTTTTCCTCGGTCTGGAACACAATGAAACGCTCGACGTGATACGCCAACATGCCAACCTGGCGATTGCGATCTTCCTGGGCGAAGCATTCCAGCAACGTGATCACATCGTTCGAGTCGGCCGCCTCGGTCATCCGCTCGAAACATTCTTGCGGCGAGCTGTTCACCAGGGGCTCGGAAGTCCGCGACCGTTTCGCGTGAGGCTTCTTCGGAGCAGCCTGCGTCGTCGAAGTCTGGGCCGCTTCATCGGTCGAATCACTCGCCGGCTGCGAACAACCGATCGCCAACAACAGCATTCCAACGCACAACAACGAATGCTTCCACCACATGTCAAAACCACCTCAGGGGCATTTCAGGAACGTGCCAATCTATCCGCCACAGCTTACCAAGCTGGGGTTAGGCAGGGAACAGAAGTTGTGTCTCGTCGTCTTCATCAGCCGTCGAGTAGACTATCACTTTAGAGCCTTGGAACGCGATTCGTTGCTCGGCTTGGCGAGTCGCCTGAATTCGATTCCCAATCTCGACAATGTCATTCTTGCAGCTAATGCTACGATCGTTTCTGGAATTGTTCCTTTCTGCTTCGTGGTCGGATGTGTCTTCCTGACGATGGTATTCTACGGGTCATCTCTTCGATCAGTCTTGCAAGCGTTTTACGCTCTGCTCTCGATTCTCGCGGTTGCGGCATCTTACTTCTTTGGGCGCGGACTCGCCTTTTAAGACGATGTCGTACCTCGCCAAAGTCCCAGGCAAATCTAATATCACAGTCGGACTTCGTTCGTTGGGCGAATCTTGCTTCCGTAGTCGCCACTGCGGAAACAGCTCGCTGCACTCGACTTATGCAAAATTCCAATGGTGTCCACACGACATGCGGCGCATTTTGTCCGCAAAGTGTCCGCACGCGAGCGGACGTTTTGCGGACCTAAAGAAGAGAAGAGAAGAGAAGAGAAGAGTTAAGAAGAGAAAAGAACAAGAAACCAAAGAGAGAGGCGCCTCGCGGCGGCAGTCTCTGATGTTTTGTTTTTGGAAAAAAGGAAGCCGTGGGAAAAGCAATGTCCACGCCCAGTGGCATACAACTTGCACCTTGGGACGTCCGGACCGTGCTAGGACAGACCTTTGTCGTTGAAGGAGTAGTATCATGTCGAACCCTAATTTTCAGAAGTGCCTCGAGGCCTGTATCGAGTGTGCCCGAGCTTGTGAGGCTTGTGCCGATGCGTGCCTGAGTGAAGATAACGTCGCAATGATGGCCGAGTGCATTCGGACCGATCGTGACTGTGCCCAGTTGTGCTGGACGACCTCGGCCCTTTTGGCTCGTGATTCGGAGTTTAGCGGAGAGTTGTGTGCCGTCTGTGCGAAGGTATGCCAGGCCTGTGCTAACGAGTGCGCGAAGCATGATCATCAGCATTGCCAAAAGTGTGCCGAAGCATGCCGCCAATGCGCCGAAGCGTGCGGCAACATGAAGGCGGCAATGGTCTAACGATTTCGCGTTTCGGCTTGCTTTTAGCATCACCAAGCTGGTCCGTGGTCGGCCAGCTTGTTCTGTCTCGCTCGTTAAATCTCTCTGGTCGATGCGCATTATCTACATGAACTATCGGCTACAATTGGGGTAGGTTTCTTGCTTACCTACACCAGATGGGAATGCTGTTCCCACTCTCCCTCCTCCCCCACTCGTCGCGATTTTCGTTCTCCCCTCGAAAGAGCCCGACCATGCCACGCCTGTTGTTGTTTGCTTCTTGGTGCGTTGCCACGCTCCTGTTTTGCGTACCCGTTCACGCCGCGGATGGCATCCTGCCCCTAGGCGAAGATGGTCAGCCGTTGAATCTCGATTTCGAGAAGGGAACGCTCGAAGACTGGACCCCCCAAGGGCCTGCGTTTGAGCAACAGCCGATCGAAGGGGACACAGTGCGGGCACGTCGCAGCGACATGCGTAGCAACCATCAAGGCAAGTTCTGGATTGGCGGCTACGAGAAGGTGCTCGATCAAGCAACGGGCACGCTCACATCGGCTCCGTTCGAGGTCACCAAACGTTTCGCCGCCTTCCTGCATAACGGTGGCTCGCACGAAGAAACCCGCGTCGAACTCATTGAAGTCGGCAGTGACAAGCCGTTCTATTCCACGGTCGGCAATAACAACGAAGGGATGGACTTGACCGTCGTCGACCTGCGCAAGGTCGAAGGCAAAAAGATCTTCATTCGTTTGGTCGACATGCACAAAGGTGGCTGGGGACATTTGAACTTCGACAACTTCCGTCTGTACGACAAAGCCCCCGCCAAGCCGAAGCCAGCCCGCATCGCCCTCACCCCTGATCAGTATCCGCATGCGGGTCTCTCGGCCGAAGAAGCCGCCGCCGCCATGCAGCTGCCAGAAGGGTTCCGCGTAACGGTCAGCGCCACCGAGCCGGAGGTGACCCAGCCGATTGCGATGGCGCTCGATGAAAAAGGACGACTGTGGGTCTGCGAAGCATTCGAGTACCCCCAGCGGGCCAAAGAGGGAGAAGGCCGAGATCGCATTTTGATCTTCACCGACAAAGACGGTGACGGCAGGTTCGACGAACGCAAGGTCTTCTACGAAGGCTTGAACCTCGTCAGCGGTTTGGAAGTGGGTTACGGAGGCGTGTGGGTCGGTGCGGCTCCCTACCTTCAGTTCATACCCGATGCCAACGGCGACGACATCCCCGATGGCGAACCGCAAATCTTGCTCGACGGTTGGGGCTATCAAGATACGCACGAAACGCTGAACGCATTCATCTGGGGACCCGATGGTTGGCTGTATGGCTGCCATGGTGTATTCACCCATTCGAACGTCGGTAAGCCGGGTGCTCCTGATTCGGAACGACAACGCATCAACGCCGGCATTTGGCGATATCACCCGATTCGTCACGAGTTTGAAGTCTTCTGCCACGGAACCAGCAACCCCTGGGGTGTCGACTTCAACGACTACGGCCAGGCTTTCTGCACAGCGTGCGTGATTCCTCACCTCTATCACATGATTCAAGGTGCCCGCTACCAACGCCAAGCAGGTTCGCACTTCAATCAGTACACGTACAACGATATCAAAACGATCGCTGATCACCTGCACTACCTCGGTTCGACACCCCACAGCGGCAACAACAAGTCGGACGAAGCGGGCGGCGGTCATGCTCACGCAGGAGCGATGATTTACTTGGGAGATGCCTGGCCCGATTCGTATCGCGACCAGCTATTCATGAACAACATTCATGGTCAGCGGTTGAATGTCGACATCTTGCATGAAGAAGGTTCTGGCTACGTCGGCAGTCACGGCCCCGACTTCCTACTGACCGGCGACCGCGCCTCGCAGATCCTTAACATTCGTTACCTGCCTGACGGCAACGCTTATATGATCGATTGGTACGACATGCAAGCTTGCCATTCACGCGATGCCAACGTGCACGACCGCAGCAATGGCCGCGTCTACAAGATCAGCTATGGCGAGCCCCGCAACGTTCAGGTCGACCTGACAAAGTCGACCGACGAAGAACTCGCCCAGTACACGCTGCATAAGAACGATTGGTACGTTCGCCACGCCCGGAAGGAACTCCAAAAAAGGGCTTCCGCCAGAAAGATCTCTGGCGCGGCGATTTCCAAACTGAGCGAAATCGCCAAGTCGAACCCCGATGCCACGCGTCGATTGCGGGCTTACTGGGCACTGCACGTGATCGGTCAAACCACAGCCGAAACGACCGCCGCGATGCTGGCTGATGCCGAGCCGCACATCCGCGGCTGGGCATTCCAACTGGCCCTGGAACAAAACCACCAGCCGAGCGATTCGCTGTATCAATCGATGGTGAAACTGGCCAAGAACGATCCTTCACCGATCGTTCGTTTGTACCTCGCTTCGGCCGCCCAGCGAATGTCGCTCGACTCGCGTTGGGACTTGCTGACGGCACTCACCTCGCATGCGGAAGACGCCACCGACCACAATTTACCTTTGATGTACTGGTACGCCGCCGAGCCGCTCGCCGATGCCTCGCCCGAACGTGCGTTGGCGTTGGGACTCTCGGCCAGCAAACAGATCCCGCTCCTTGGTCAGTACATGCTGCGGCGGATTGGCAGTGGCGATCCGAAGTCTTCGCTGGCCACGCTCGTCCGCGGCTTGTCCAACATCGACGAACCTCAAACTCAACTCACATTCCTGCAAGCCATGCGAACGGCCTTGGCTGGCCAGCGTAAAGTCGACATGCCAGAAGCCTGGCCGAAAGTTGGTGCCAAGCTGATTGGCAGCAACAATCAAGCGGTCTCGGTGGAAGCAACCGCCCTGGGTGTGACCTTCGGCGACGAAGCCGCCATGGCCAAGATGCGTCAGATGGCAACCAGCGGCCAGGTAGCGACCGGGCCACGAACGTCCGCAATTGAAGCCTTGCTGGGTGCCAACGATCCGAAGCTGCCTGCTACACTGCAGTCGCTGCTCGGGAACGCTGAGTTACGCGATTTGGCCCTGAAAGGCCTGGCTCAGTACGACGACGCCCAAACGCCAACAATCGTCCTGGCCAAATACAACGCGTTCCCACCGGGGAGTAAGCGTCTGGCAATGGCCACCCTTTGCTCGCGTCCAGAATATGCTCGCACGCTGCTCGCCGCAATTGAAAAGGGAGACGTGCCGACCAAGGACCTCACCGCCGACTTGGTACGTCAGCTCTCGAATCTGGGAGACAAACAAATCGACGCTAAGCTGACCAACGTCTGGGGCTCGGTTCGCGAAACCCCAGAAGAAAAGGCTAAGCTGATCGAGCAGTATAAGAAGCTGGTCGGCCGGACCGATCTGCCCAAGCCCGACCTGGAGTTGGGACGAGCGATCTTCTCGAAGACCTGCCAGCGTTGTCACTCGCTGTACGGGGCAGGCGCCCATGTCGGCCCAGACTTGACCGGCTCGAACCGAGCGAACCTCGATTACTTGCTGTCCAACATCGTCGATCCAAGTGCGGTGATGGCCAAAGAGTACCAGCCGTCGATCATTCTTCTCGATAGCGGCCGCGTGCTGACCGGTATCGTGCGGACGGAAGACGAGAAAACACTCACCCTGGAAACCGCCGAAGAGAAGCTGGTCCTACCGCAAGACGAAATCGACGATCGCAAGCTCAGCGAAAAATCGATGATGCCCGACGATCAACTTCGCCCGTTCAGCGAACATGACATCCGTAGCCTAGTCGCTTACCTGCAAGGCAAATCGCAGACCCCAATGCTGGCCACCAAAGAGAACGCCGTCGAACTGTTCAACGGCAAAGATCTGTCGGGCTGGAACGGGGACGAGACCTTATGGTCGGTGGAAGATGGGGAGATCGTTGGTTTCACGGAAAAGGGAATCGGTAAGAACGCCTTCCTGATCAGTGACCTTTCGGCTGAAAACTTCCGCTTGACGCTGGAGATCAAGCTGGTCGACAACAAGGGGAACAGCGGGATCCAGTTCCGCAGCCAGCCCGAAAAAGGTGGCTCGGTCAAAGGTTACCAGGCTGATGCGGGTGCCGGTTGGTGGGGTAAGCTGTACGAAGAACATGGCCGCGCGTTGCTGTGGGACAAATCAGGCGAAGCCCACTTAAAGCCCGGCGAGTGGAACAAGTACGAAATCGTCGCCCACGGAGCCGACATCAAAACGTTCCTTAACGGCCAACCCTGCGTTGACCTACACGACGACAAGGGAGCCAAACGAGGTATTTTCGCCCTCCAACTACATTCCGGCGGCCCAACCGAGGTTCGCTTCCGCAACTTGAAGTTGGAAATCCTCGACTAAGGGACGATTCCACCACATTAAGTCGTCTTAAAAATTCGGTTCCCTACCTATCGGCAACGGACCAAAATCTAGGGTAAGATTGGAAGGGCTATTCGCGGGAATCCGTGAGTAGCCCTTGTTTCTGTATTTGGCCCACCCAGTCTTCCCTCCTTCCCCCTTACCGATATGCTTCGCACATTCATGGCCTCGTGCCTCATTCTGGCGTGCAGTTTGCCCGCTTTTGCCGATGAAACTCGCTTCGAGATCTTGTTCAACGGCCAAGATCTTTCCGGTTGGAAAGGTGCCGATGGTTTCTGGAGCGTCGAGAACGGTTCGATCATTGGCGAGACGACCACCGAGAATCCCACCAAAGGCAACACGTTCCTGGTGTGGCAAGGGGGCGAAGTTGGTGACTTCGAGTTCCGTGGCAAAGTCCGGTTCCAAGGCAACAACTCTGGCGTTCAGTACCGTAGCGAAGCGGTCGACGCAGATGGCGTCGTGCTGAAAGGTTATCAGTGCGATCTGCATCCCAACCAAGACTACTTCGGCATGCTCTATGGCGAGAAGACCGGTCGCGGCATCATTGCCACACGCGGCCAGAAGCTCGTGATCGGCGCCGATGGCAAGAAGAAGGTTGATGGCAAAGTGGGTGACGGTGCCCAACTGGTGGATGACGAGTGGAATGACGTGCGGATTGTTGCCGTCGGCAATCGTTTGATCCACCAAGTGAACGGCATCACCACCGTCGATATCACCGATAACAGCCCAGACGCTTTGACCAAGGGAAAGCTCGGTCTGCAATTGCACGCCGGCCCGCCGATGAAAGTCGAGTTCCGCAACGTACTGCTGCGAAAGTTGAGCGGCGAAGATGCCAAGGCGACCTTGACTCAAGCGATTGAAGATGGCCAGCCTAAAACAACGACGACCAGCGGCGAGCCCACCGCCGTTGCTCCTGACTCTTCTGATAAATGGTTAACTTCGGCTCCCCTGCCGCAGTGGATCTGGTCGAACGATTCCCCTGATGGGCACAAGCTTTCGCTGCGCCGCAAATTCAACATCAACCAAAAGGTCAAATCGGCTCGCTTGTACGCGACCTGCGACAATAAGTTCACGTTGTTTCTTAACGGCAAGAAGATCGGCGGCAGCGGTGCCTGGGAAAAGCCGGCCGAGCTAGACGTGACTGGTGCCTTGCAAAATGGTGAAAACGTCTTGGCGGTGGCTGGCCAAAACGAAGGTGGCGTGGCCGCATTCGTGCTGAAGCTTGTCGCCACGCTTGAAGATGGCTCGCAGCTGACGATCGCGACCGATCCTAGTTGGAAGATCAGCGATAAGCCGACCAAGGGTTGGCAAACGGTTGCCTATGACGACGCGAAATGGGAGTCGCCGACCATCAAGGGCAAACTAGGGGATAGCCCTTGGGGCATTCCTAACTACACGTCGGCTCCGGCTGCCTCCGAGGCGAAAGACCCGCTCGATCCGAAGAATATTCTGACCGCCCCTGGTTTCACCGTCGACCACATCTACACCGTTCCGAAATCGGAAGGAAGCTGGGTTTCGCTGACGACCGATCCGAAAGGCCGCTTCTACGCTTGCGACCAAGGGGGCGCCGGGCTCTACCGTATTACCGTCCAAGATCCCAAGCCACCAATCGTCGAAAAGGTTTCCGTCGGCGAGTTGAAAGAAATTTCCGCCGCTCAAGGAATGGTCTGGGCATTCGATAGTTTGTGGGTTCATCGTAACGGTGGTCACCTCTATCGTCTGACCGACACCAACGGCGACGACATGCTCGACAAGGTCGAAGAAATTCCTGGCGGCACCGGCGGAGGCGAACATGGCAACCACGCCGTGATCGTCACCGAAGATGGCAAGAACCTTTACCTTGATGGCGGCAATCACGCCCCGCTGGGCAAGTTCGAGCGTTCCCGAGTTGTCAGCTGGGATGAAGACTTGCTATTGCCACGCATGTGGGACGCCAATGGTCACGCCCGAGGCAAGCTCGCGCCTGGCGGTTGGGTGACGGAAGTCGACGTTGAGACGTACAACCAAACCGTCTACACGATCGGTTTCCGTAACGAGTACGACATCGCCCTGAACCGTTTCGGCGATATGTTCACCTTCGATGCCGATATGGAATGGGACCTTGGTTCGCCATGGTACCGTCCAACCCGCATTTGCCACGTGGCCAGTGGTGCTGACTACGGTTGGCGCAGTGGTTCGGGCAAGTGGCCTGCTTATTACGAAGACAGTGTTCCTCCGGTGGTCGACATCGGGCCTGGCTCGCCAACCGGTGTTGCTTCCGGCATTGGTACCAAGTTCCCAACGCGCTACCAGGATGCCATCTACGCCCTCGACTGGACGTTCGGCACGATCTACGCCATTCACATGACGCCGGAAGGTTCCAGCTACGTGGGCAAGGCCGAACCGTTCACGTACGGCTCGCCCCTCCCGGTGACCGATGCGATTGTCGGCCAAGATGGTGCGTTGTACTTCACCGTCGGTGGTCGCGGCGCCCAATCGGCCATGTTCCGGGTTCGCTACATCGGTGATGAATCACTCGATGCCCCTTCCGAAGTCGAACCGAAAGGAGCTGCGGCTCGCGAGACGCGCCGCTCGCTCGAGAAATTCCACGGCGTGAAGGATGCCGCTGCGGTTGCTGCCGCTTGGCCTTACCTTTCCAGTGAAGATCGCTTCCTGCGGAATGCGGCTCGTGTGGCGATCGAAAGCCAACCCGTCGAAACGTGGGCCCAAAAAGCCTTGGACGAAACGAATCCGCAAGCACAAATCACCGCGGCAGTCGCTTTGGCTCGAACCGGTTCCGAAAACTATCGCGAACCGCTGTTGGCCAACCTCACCGCGATGGACATCGAGACGCTGACCAAGGGGCAAAAGTTGGGTCTGCTGCGTGCTTACGCGTTGATCTTCATTCGCCTTGGCAAGCCGACTGAAATCGAACGCAACGAGGTAATCGCTCAGATCGATCCTCTGCTGCCAGCGGACGATGCCGATATCAACACCGAGTTGATTCGCGTGTTGACCTACTTGCAAGCGAAGGATGTTGTCTCGAAGACGATGGCCCTGATCGAGCAGCGTAGTACTCCCGAGATTCCGGATTGGTCGGAGCTCGCTTCCCGCAACGCCCGTTACGGTGGCACGGTCAACGCCCTGCTGACCAACCACCCACCGACGCGTGAACTGGGGTACGCATTCATCCTGCGAAACATGCGCAGCGGCTGGACGCTCGAAGAACGTCGCGCTTACTTCACCTTCCTGAACGAAGCCGCGAAGAAGTCCGGCGGGTCAAGCTATCCTGGCTACCTGACACGGATTCGTGACGAAGCCCTTGGCAATTGCAGCGACGCCGAACGAAAGGCGCTGCAAGACATCACCGGCGAAGACTTCAACCCGGTACCAGACTTCGAGATCGCCGCGATTGAAGGTCCCGGTAAGGCGTATACCGTGGAACAAGCCATGGCGGCACTGCGTGGCGGGAAGCCTGACTTCGAACGAGGTCGCTCGCTTTACTTCAGTGCCACGTGTGGTAAGTGCCATCGTTTGGGTACGCTGGGCGGTAATATCGGGCCTGACTTGACCAGCATTCCTCACAAGTTCGACGAACGTTACGTGGTGGATGCGATCGTCAATCCAAGTGCTCACATTTCCGATCAGTACGGCAGTTCCATCGTCCTGCTAGACAGCGGCAAAGTGATTACCGGCCTTGTGGTGGAAGGAGACGAAGAAGAAGTCACCATCTATCCGATTGAACCCAATGCCGATCCGGTCAAGGTAACCAAGGGCGAAATCGAAGAGGTCCAAGCTTCGCCTGTCTCGCAGATGCCCAAGGATTTGCTCAACCCGCTGAACCCTAGTGAAATCCGCGATCTGGTGAACTACCTGATGTCGTCTGGCAACCCGAACGACCGACGCTATCGCGGCCGATAACCGTCCGCGAATGTGTTACGAAACGACGCCATGCCCACCCACCCGGTGGGCATGTGCATTTCGAACGAGCAGCATTATTCCACGAAGTTGCCATTGAAAAAGCTTTTTCAGATTTCGTGTCCAAAACGTACGCTAATGGCTCTTACTAAGGTGGAGACCCTTCATGCCTAATCCTGAGCCAGAACAATCGCCCGACCAAAGCAGCCCTCCGGACATCGCGTCTGCCGAACTCGATGCGGAATTCGTGCGACTGTTCAGCCAGAATCAGCAGCGGATTTACCTCTACCTGATGAGCCTGGTCAGCGATGCGAACATTGCCGACGACGTCTTTCAAGAAACCATGCTGGTCCTCTGGCGTGAGTTCCATAACTACCAACCTGGAACGAACTTTATGGCTTGGGCTTGCACCGTCGCTTTCAACCAAGTGCGCGCCTGGCGGAAGCGACAACAACGCGATCGCTTGCAGTTCTCCGATGAATTCCTGGCCGCCGTTGCCGAGGAACTCGATGCCCAGGCCGACGTGCTCGATCAGCGGCATACGCTACTCAGTGATTGCCTTGCCCAGTTGCCGCAGCATCATCGCCAACTCGTAGCGTATCGCTACACGGCTGGGCATGCGATCGATCAAATTGCTCAGCAGACCCAGCGCAGCATCGATGCAGTTTATCGCTTGCTCAGCCGAATTCGCAAAACGCTGCACGAATGTGTGAGCCGCAAGCTCGCCGCGGAGGATGCCCAATGACCACGCCTGAGCAACACGCGGAATTCCAAACGCTGTGCGAAGCGGTCGTCGAACAACAGGCCACGCCCGAGCAAGTTGCCCGTTTGGAAGCGTTATTCTTCTCATCGGCCGAACTGCGTCAGCAATACATCGTATTGGCCCACCTCAACGCCTCGCTCGCGACCATCGGTCGTCACTCTGGTTGGCAAACGATTGCCGAGCAGGAAGCCTCGACGATCCCGGCTCCCACAAGCGAACTCTCCGCGCACAAGCCAAGCTCACGGACGGTTGTTATGTGGGGAAGCCTTGTCACGCTGGGTTTGGCATTGTCGCTGTTGGTCGCTTTTCTGCTGGTTAACGGCGACTCGCACCCTAACCACTTCGCGAAGATCACTTCCCTGCCCGGCACGAAATGGGAGTCGTCGACTATCCCGACCGTCGACCAAGCTCGCTTTGGCGCTGGCCGAATTCGTCTGGCCGAAGGCATCGCCACGCTGACATTCGACAACGGAGCCACCGTTGAACTGGAAGGGCCGGCTGATTTCGAGATTACCGATCCCCTGCACTGCCGTCTTCATTCCGGCAAGCTGGTTGCCACGATGAGCCCCAACTCGAAGGGATTCGCCGTGCAAACACCAGAGGCATTGTTGGTTGATCAAGGAACCAGCTTCGGTGTAAGCGTTGCCCCGGACGGCCGATCGACGTTGCAGGTTTTCGATGGTCTGGTCGAGGTAACTCATCACCAGACGGGCGAAGAGCTTGCGGTCGAAGAGTCGCAAGCGGTCGAGATTTCTCCCACTCGCATCACCAAGCTGATGCAGCCGAACGAGCCATCCGGCAGTTCGTCGAATCGAACATCGCCAGGCGCGCGACGGCAAAGTCAAATCACCACCGCCATGGGTGTCGGGGCCGATCATTACGTCATTCGCGATCCGCAGTTTCGCGACGGCCCAGCCGATTTATTGATGATTAAGCTGTCGGACGAACGCTTCTCCGGCTACGATCGCAAAATCTATTTGAAGTTCGATCTGCGTGAAGTTGATCTAGACTCGCTCACCGAAGCAAAGTTAACGCTAACCGCCAGCCCGACTGATTTGGGCTATTCCTCACGCATGCCTGATACAATGTTTACCGTTTACGCTTTGACCGACGATCAACTCGACAATTGGCAGCCTGATTTCTTATCTTGGGAAACTGCCCCTGCGAACACTACCGCGGGCGATCAGTTGGATACATCACTTTCCAAGCCGATCGGTACGTTTCAGATTCCCCATGGTCAAAAGCAAGGATTGTTCTCGGTTTCGTCGGACGCACTCGTCGACGCGATTCGTTCCGACGCCAACCAATTGTTGACTCTCGTTGTCGTTCCCGAGACACGTGAAGTCCAAGCGGGTGCCCTGGTGCACGGTTTTGCCAGCGGCAGTCACGCCACGCTCCCTGCCCCGACGTTACGCCTCATTCATCAAGAGTAATGGTTGCCCCAGCCACGTTCTCTTCCCCCTTCCCCTTACTACTCGGTCACTCTATGCATCGCCACTCACAATCGTCGCTCGTTGTAATTTGCCTCATGTTTGTGGCGTTCGCGGCCAACCCGCTCTCAGCTGCCGAGCACGATTCACCACGCCAGATTAGCGGTATCTATCCCCATTTGGCGTACTGGAACAATCACGGTGAATGTGGCACCGGGGCGGTTGTACCGTGGGCGAACAAGCTGTGGGTGATCACGTACGGTCCGCACTTTCCCAACGGTTCGACCGACAAGCTCTACTCGATCAGCACTGACCTCGCCATCACGCCGTTCGCTGGCAGCGTCGGGGGAACTCCGGCGAACCGAATGATCCACAAGGAATCCAACCAACTGCTCATCGGCCCTTACGTGGTCAATCACGAAGGTAACGTTCGCGTGATCACCCCTGATGCTATGCCTGGCCGCTTGACCGGCAACGCGCGCCATTTGTTCGACCCTGCCAATAAGGCGTACTACGCGACAATGGAAGAAGGTTTCTACGAGGTCGACTTGAACTCGCTGGATGTCACCACGTTGTTTCAAGATAGCCAAGGACAGCTCCGCGGGAAGAAGCCCGACGAAGGCACAGCTCCCTTGGCCAATTTGCCAGGCTACCACGGCAAAGGGCTTTATTCCGGTCAAGGTCGTTTGATCTACGCAAACAACGGTGACAACGCTCGCGAAGCGCTCGTTCGTCCCGACGTCCCTTCCGGTTGTTTGGCCGAGTGGGATGGAAAAAGCGAAACGTGGAACATCATCCGTCGTAACCAGTTTTGCGATGTTCGCGGACCTGGCGACTTGCTGGGAAATCCGAACCCCGACACTGATCC from Blastopirellula marina encodes the following:
- a CDS encoding family 16 glycoside hydrolase encodes the protein MLRTFMASCLILACSLPAFADETRFEILFNGQDLSGWKGADGFWSVENGSIIGETTTENPTKGNTFLVWQGGEVGDFEFRGKVRFQGNNSGVQYRSEAVDADGVVLKGYQCDLHPNQDYFGMLYGEKTGRGIIATRGQKLVIGADGKKKVDGKVGDGAQLVDDEWNDVRIVAVGNRLIHQVNGITTVDITDNSPDALTKGKLGLQLHAGPPMKVEFRNVLLRKLSGEDAKATLTQAIEDGQPKTTTTSGEPTAVAPDSSDKWLTSAPLPQWIWSNDSPDGHKLSLRRKFNINQKVKSARLYATCDNKFTLFLNGKKIGGSGAWEKPAELDVTGALQNGENVLAVAGQNEGGVAAFVLKLVATLEDGSQLTIATDPSWKISDKPTKGWQTVAYDDAKWESPTIKGKLGDSPWGIPNYTSAPAASEAKDPLDPKNILTAPGFTVDHIYTVPKSEGSWVSLTTDPKGRFYACDQGGAGLYRITVQDPKPPIVEKVSVGELKEISAAQGMVWAFDSLWVHRNGGHLYRLTDTNGDDMLDKVEEIPGGTGGGEHGNHAVIVTEDGKNLYLDGGNHAPLGKFERSRVVSWDEDLLLPRMWDANGHARGKLAPGGWVTEVDVETYNQTVYTIGFRNEYDIALNRFGDMFTFDADMEWDLGSPWYRPTRICHVASGADYGWRSGSGKWPAYYEDSVPPVVDIGPGSPTGVASGIGTKFPTRYQDAIYALDWTFGTIYAIHMTPEGSSYVGKAEPFTYGSPLPVTDAIVGQDGALYFTVGGRGAQSAMFRVRYIGDESLDAPSEVEPKGAAARETRRSLEKFHGVKDAAAVAAAWPYLSSEDRFLRNAARVAIESQPVETWAQKALDETNPQAQITAAVALARTGSENYREPLLANLTAMDIETLTKGQKLGLLRAYALIFIRLGKPTEIERNEVIAQIDPLLPADDADINTELIRVLTYLQAKDVVSKTMALIEQRSTPEIPDWSELASRNARYGGTVNALLTNHPPTRELGYAFILRNMRSGWTLEERRAYFTFLNEAAKKSGGSSYPGYLTRIRDEALGNCSDAERKALQDITGEDFNPVPDFEIAAIEGPGKAYTVEQAMAALRGGKPDFERGRSLYFSATCGKCHRLGTLGGNIGPDLTSIPHKFDERYVVDAIVNPSAHISDQYGSSIVLLDSGKVITGLVVEGDEEEVTIYPIEPNADPVKVTKGEIEEVQASPVSQMPKDLLNPLNPSEIRDLVNYLMSSGNPNDRRYRGR
- a CDS encoding FecR domain-containing protein, which gives rise to MTTPEQHAEFQTLCEAVVEQQATPEQVARLEALFFSSAELRQQYIVLAHLNASLATIGRHSGWQTIAEQEASTIPAPTSELSAHKPSSRTVVMWGSLVTLGLALSLLVAFLLVNGDSHPNHFAKITSLPGTKWESSTIPTVDQARFGAGRIRLAEGIATLTFDNGATVELEGPADFEITDPLHCRLHSGKLVATMSPNSKGFAVQTPEALLVDQGTSFGVSVAPDGRSTLQVFDGLVEVTHHQTGEELAVEESQAVEISPTRITKLMQPNEPSGSSSNRTSPGARRQSQITTAMGVGADHYVIRDPQFRDGPADLLMIKLSDERFSGYDRKIYLKFDLREVDLDSLTEAKLTLTASPTDLGYSSRMPDTMFTVYALTDDQLDNWQPDFLSWETAPANTTAGDQLDTSLSKPIGTFQIPHGQKQGLFSVSSDALVDAIRSDANQLLTLVVVPETREVQAGALVHGFASGSHATLPAPTLRLIHQE
- a CDS encoding sigma-70 family RNA polymerase sigma factor is translated as MPNPEPEQSPDQSSPPDIASAELDAEFVRLFSQNQQRIYLYLMSLVSDANIADDVFQETMLVLWREFHNYQPGTNFMAWACTVAFNQVRAWRKRQQRDRLQFSDEFLAAVAEELDAQADVLDQRHTLLSDCLAQLPQHHRQLVAYRYTAGHAIDQIAQQTQRSIDAVYRLLSRIRKTLHECVSRKLAAEDAQ